A region of the Ovis canadensis isolate MfBH-ARS-UI-01 breed Bighorn chromosome 22, ARS-UI_OviCan_v2, whole genome shotgun sequence genome:
gagaagtgaatggctacccactccggtattcttgcctggtgaattccatggacagaggagcctggcgggctaccatgcACAGGATGAGGAAGAGTCTCACACtgactgagtgatgaacactttcacttttcacttagatGAATGGGTTGGATTGGGACCCAAGCACAAGTGGGAGAAAGGCATTCCTCCCTGAGTGCACAGCACAAGCAATGTAAGATCAGAGGGCAAGGGGTACTTGAAGGTAACAGTGGAGGAGTTCAGTCTGATGAAGTGAAGAGGCCTGGGAAGGGAGTAGCAGGGGATGAGGCCAGTGAATACAGACTAAGGAGGTGATGGTATAGTTGGGGGATGGGCAGGATCAGATGACCTGTGAGGTTAAAATTCCAGCTCACAGTTGCATACTCGCTGAGAGACACTGAAGTTCCTTGACAAatctcagattcctcatctatgaaatggcaATAACCCTAATAATTGGGTTGTTGGAAGATAACTAGATAAGACTGGGCCTTCCCtaatgcctcagtggtaaagaatctgcctgtaatgcaggattggagaaggaaatggcaacccactccagtgttctttttttttttttttttgggtgaaaaatcccagggtttattGTGACCTAGACAATCAAAAGCAGACGGGTGACCTCTGATTAAGCCCATTTACTTGTGAAGTGAGCTATAAGTGGCTCCAAGAGAGTTTGGTTTCCAACAGTGTCCATAGCCAAAGGGCAAATTCAGAATGTCTCCTCCTCTCGCAGAAACTGGAACACGGATGAGAAGTCTTTTTTTGAGTAGCCTTTTGCACACATCATCCTGTAGATCTGATGGGCTTGACTGCCCAGAAGGATTGGGCTCTTCGTGCTGGTGGCAGAGTCTTGTGCTAATCCCAGATCCTTCGCCATGAGTGTTGTTCCAAATCCGCCCTGATAGTTATTAGCCGAGGGAACTCCATCCATCACCCCAGGCACAGGATTATAAGTGTCACTTGACCAACATCGTCCTGAGCTCATATTTAGGATTTTAGCCAAGAGTTTTGGGTCAAGCCCTAACCTGATTCCCAGATTCATAGCTTCAGCAGTTCCAATCATACTAATAGCTAACAGCAAGTTGTTGCAGATCTTCGCAGCCTGCCCTGTCCCAACAGCTCCACAATACACCACATTGGAGCCCATGCACCCCAGCAACTCTTGGGCAGCAGCAAATTCTTCTTCGACTCCTCCTACCATAAACGTGAGGTTCCCCGACCGAGCGGCTCCCACACCACCAGAAACAGGGGCATCCATGAAAACTGCTCCCATTTTTTCAACTTCTTTGGCCAGTTCTTTTGAAACCATAGGATCAATAGTACTGGAATCTATTAATAGTGAgcctttcttcactttttttagAATTCCATTTGCTCCAGAATAAGCTTCTATCGCATTGATGCTGGTGGGCAACATGGTGATAATTCTGTCAGCTTTTTCAGCTACATCTGCTGGGGAAGACACTACCTGTTCACCTGCGTCTAGAAACTCTTTGCATGCATCAGGGAACACATCATAAATAATAAGTGGATAGCCATGTTTCATGAGATTTTTTGCCATTGGATTCCCCATGTTGCCGACTCCAATGAATCCAACTGGAGTCTTAGAAGCCATTGACCTAGAACACACCGCTGCAAGGCTGGCCACTGCCGGAGGCTGCCGGCGGCTCCAATACCGGAGGCCGGAGGCGGCTCCACGGAGCCATAAGGAGGCTGCCATGc
Encoded here:
- the LOC138427994 gene encoding 3-hydroxyisobutyrate dehydrogenase, mitochondrial, whose protein sequence is MAASLWLRGAASGLRYWSRRQPPAVASLAAVCSRSMASKTPVGFIGVGNMGNPMAKNLMKHGYPLIIYDVFPDACKEFLDAGEQVVSSPADVAEKADRIITMLPTSINAIEAYSGANGILKKVKKGSLLIDSSTIDPMVSKELAKEVEKMGAVFMDAPVSGGVGAARSGNLTFMVGGVEEEFAAAQELLGCMGSNVVYCGAVGTGQAAKICNNLLLAISMIGTAEAMNLGIRLGLDPKLLAKILNMSSGRCWSSDTYNPVPGVMDGVPSANNYQGGFGTTLMAKDLGLAQDSATSTKSPILLGSQAHQIYRMMCAKGYSKKDFSSVFQFLREEETF